The proteins below come from a single Mercenaria mercenaria strain notata chromosome 3, MADL_Memer_1, whole genome shotgun sequence genomic window:
- the LOC123523595 gene encoding uncharacterized protein LOC123523595, protein MKCLTLCTLLIILKGCMFQESGESEYIKFHYEPHTHMMIVTRQSTCYMFVLTSSEMAMVHEDSSLRTLELHLLAKINDPSTQLTTVPHFSLHTNLQRQCGKDMLHHYIIQ, encoded by the exons ATGAAATGCTTAACTCTTTGTACGTTGTTGATAATATTAAAG gGATGTATGTTTCAAGAGTCCGGGGAGTCGGAGTATATAAAGTTTCACTATGAACCACATACG catatGATGATTGTAACAAGGCAATCCACGTGCTATATGTTTGTTCTGACGTCATCAGAAATGGCAATGGTTCATGAAGACAGTAGTCTCCGTACATTGGAG TTGCATTTGTTGGCAAAAATAAATGATCCATCCACACAGCTTACAACAGTGCCACATTTTTCTCTACATACGAACCTGCAAAGACAGTGTGGTAAAGATATGTTGCACCATTACATAATTCAATGA